The following proteins come from a genomic window of Crassostrea angulata isolate pt1a10 chromosome 1, ASM2561291v2, whole genome shotgun sequence:
- the LOC128191372 gene encoding serine/threonine-protein kinase 11-interacting protein-like isoform X5: protein MKALQTRTCEKETSSGMDALSPKEFAIVNELASLLRKNGEQILNGSTQFCLTTQSLSQLNHAFRRYSETKYDFEAKRESERSRHGSGRGRSRMTQEQEQFQRWRTNAQFLNDFITKTASLKITHGTSTMQGPILISRFKSLQVLELKKIPTHMLEGLHKLRGQLRVVTVTRCLHNLQEFLETCGGDQSSPMSWPQLTAAYFSYNWISKLDASLRLLPALNLLDLSHNSIDKVENYIEYLTELRRINLGYNLLDSVPMFSITVQKKLQTLVIRNNNLDNLSGVETLEVLEEIDASENCLIDHACLGVFTKLHSLRVVSLQGNPLCYHQLHRIRSLHQMSSQALSSNKVVLDGKPVKPAELLQLQSTGKIHAPTDKKPDKATVSRPPSVHQRLSAQYNFEDTDDIAESVKVGSPGKRKSRRKKSRGKSMRTNTDGSEVTETTDGSSPESSRVPSPTRIVEGQASASTREEIEVLRDHYGVNWLQVISAKEYEVTKTEVNEESNLQNTDTPSIKDEDVTDSKTFNHTEDDIYLNDSSVDVQNGTNDLEDDIEVLHVSNGKDMSGTDLLINGRPGYDRMSSSKGAEWDRDEEENLALYGEECEPFIMMLPNEELQNLLVTLNQRYLIEKDIEGNVKEMLDLKCLLSYKIENEEVIHENLADEQVPVFRAKFDYVRKDRRERVFILESTIAAIEFENLLRPIMESKEIENQRKNILQCLKCSKEVTKQEADISEHVFDKTEITSQQEIRYQCPHCKSQMLIEVTHEETRAPVPKGSSGGDNIGDSHNRKEEDSELSVVGSLSRPRTYAFNDIMSHSDIGHMLTTPSIPRSNSTGKALSEKQREEEGLSLVNSWSDVTSSEQSKRKSRNSVDSDISVITNPSDASISVISSDASISVISESSVETISEPSNKHNADDGSFVTSTPQKSDKREADSVTVPKSLNLNGIVEEEELTPVGSPLSNSICSSMVSSVYENSLSVNDNQETSSNKDLSQSVINNKTDVENNNGNTSNQSQLNGQDDSLDNNSSSYETCEQNSTQDSTSLNLQAVVNRINGSDSPAVRDDSGLDWLKNLDNQHHVDLSVVDHRVQLYLDMNVLEQSETVQCCIRCTTVQYMRSSEFLSYLIFSTSRILVIEILNPDEEENSDGLSCIENQPMTELCYVDIGLGYQSVRLEFDTMCSSYSFLIRDEERCKSFISLITEIIQGTAFSEDSKLEGISKFNATTLANLQDTVWWKFKHNLSDQDNQFNLVRYLSGRFITEHDDTRSVGLAVTDTYISLVVENHQWPLPRLQASLPENIRGQQFVLLDRQKINNIATIEVCSSTGAKIKVNFFNEESQEEAQWFIAMKTSMSTRSFLESIREPWEAAFEVGMVIVQSDFDEGS, encoded by the exons ATGAAAGCTCTTCAAACCAGGACATGTGAAAAAGAGACGAGTAGTGGTATGGATGCACTGAGTCCTAAGGAGTTTGCTATTGTAAATGAGTTAGCCAGTCTTCTGCGTAAAAATG GAGAACAGATCCTCAATGGAAGTACTCAGTTTTGTTTGACGACACAATCACTAAGTCAGTTGAACCATGCCTTCCGACGGTACAGCGAGACCAAATATGACTTTGAGGCCAAGAGAGAAAGTGAAAGGTCAAGGCATGGGTCAGGTCGAGGTCGGTCAAGGATGACCCAGGAACAGGAACAGTTTCAAAGATGGCGAACCAATGCACAATTTCTGAATGATTTTATCACAAAGACTGCTTCATTAAAG ATTACACATGGAACATCTACAATGCAAGGTCCTATACTTATTTCAAGATTCAAAAGTCTACAAGTCCTAGAGTTGAAGAAAATACCCACTCACATGCTAGAGGGTCTGCACAAGCTAAGGGGACAACTTAGAGTTGTGACTGTGACAAGATGTTTGCATAATCTCCAG GAGTTTTTGGAGACCTGTGGGGGAGACCAGAGTTCCCCCATGTCTTGGCCCCAGCTGACCGCAGCTTACTTCAGCTACAACTGGATCAGTAAGCTGGATGCCTCGCTA AGACTACTTCCAGCTCTAAATCTGTTGGACCTCAGCCACAACAGTATTGATAAAGTAGAGAATTACATTGAG TACCTGACAGAGCTGAGAAGGATCAACCTTGGCTACAATCTACTGGACTCTGTACCCATGTTCTCCATTACCGTACAGAAGAAACTGCAGACACTGGTCATACGGAACAATAACCTGGACAACCTCTCTG GGGTGGAGACACTAGAAGTCCTGGAGGAGATTGACGCCTCAGAAAACTGTCTGATTGACCATGCTTGTCTGGGGGTCTTCACCAAGCTTCACTCTCTCCGAGTG GTCAGTCTTCAAGGAAATCCTTTGTGTTATCATCAGCTTCATCGTATACGATCCCTCCATCAGATGTCATCACAAGCACTCTCATCAAATAAG gTTGTTCTTGATGGCAAGCCAGTGAAACCAGCTGAACTCTTG CAACTTCAGAGCACAGGCAAAATACATGCACCCACTGACAAAAAACCAGACAAGGCGACTGTCAGTAGACCCCCCTCAGTCCACCAACGTCTGTCCGCGCAATATAATTTTGAAGACACAGATGACATTGCTGAATCTGTAAAGGTCGGGTCTCCAGGCAAGAGGAAGAGTCGACGAAAGAAGTCACGCGGGAAGTCAATGAGGACTAACACAGACGGAAGTGAGGTCACAGAAACCACCGATGGATCATCTCCAGAGAGTTCAAGAG TGCCATCACCTACAAGAATAGTAGAGGGTCAGGCATCAGCATCCACACGGGAAGAAATTGAGGTGCTACGTGATCACTATGGTGTCAACTGGTTGCAG gtGATATCTGCCAAAGAATATGAGGTCACAAAAACAGAAGTGAATGAAGAGTCAAATCTACAAAATACTGATACACCTTCCATTAAAGATGAAGATGTCACTGATTCAAAAACATTCAATCATACTGAAGATGACATTTATTTGAATGACAGCTCAGTAGATGTTCAGAATGGAACCAATGATTTGGAGGATGATATTGAGGTGCTGCATGTATCAAATGGCAAAG ATATGTCTGGTACGGACCTATTGATCAATGGACGGCCAGGCTATGACAGAATGAGCAGTTCTAAAGGAGCCGAGTGGGATCGAGACGAGGAGGAAAATCTAGCTCTTTATG GAGAGGAGTGTGAACCGTTTATAATGATGCTGCCCAATGAAGAGCTTCAGAATTTGCTTGTGACCTTGAACCAGCGCTATTTGATTGAGAAGGACATTGAAGGCAATGTCAAGGAAATGCTTGACCTCAAATGCTTGTTATCATATAAG ATAGAAAATGAAGAGGTCATTCATGAAAACTTGGCAGATGAACAAGTCCCTGTGTTCAGAGCCAAGTTTGATTATGTGAGAAAGGATAGGCGTGAACGAGTCTTCATACTGGAAAGCACAATAGCAGCCATT gaatttgaaaatttattaagaCCCATAATGGAAAGCAAGGAAAtcgaaaaccaaagaaaaaacattCTACAG TGTTTAAAGTGTTCCAAGGAAGTCACAAAACAAGAAGCAGATATATCCGAGCATGTCTTTGACAAGACGGAAATAACGTCACAACAAG AGATTCGTTACCAATGTCCTCACTGCAAGAGTCAGATGTTGATTGAGGTCACCCATGAGGAGACCCGAGCCCCTGTCCCCAAGGGGTCCAGTGGTGGGGACAACATAGGAGACAGTCACAACAG aAAAGAGGAAGATTCTGAATTATCAG taGTAGGAAGTTTATCCAGACCAAGGACCTACGCATTTAATGACATCATGTCACATTCAGACATTGGACATATGCTAACGACACCATCAATACCAAGATCAAACTCTACAGGGAAAGCACTGAGTGAAAAACAGCGAGAAGAAGAGGGATTGAGCCTTGTGAACTCTTGGTCAGATGTCACATCTTCTGAACAGAGTAAGCGAAAAAGTCGAAATTCTGTGGACAGCGATATTTCAGTGATAACCAACCCGAGTGATGCCAGCATTTCTGTGATTTCGAGTGATGCCAGCATTTCTGTGATTTCTGAGTCTAGCGTAGAAACAATATCTGAACCTTCAAATAAACATAATGCAGACGATGGTTCTTTTGTGACATCAACACCCCAGAAATCGGACAAAAGAGAGGCTGACAGTGTAACAGTACCAAAGAGTTTGAATTTAAACGGTATTGTTGAGGAAGAGGAATTGACCCCTGTAGGGTCACCACTGTCCAATAGTATTTGCTCTAGCATGGTGTCCAGTGTGTACGAGAATTCCCTATCTGTAAATGACAATCAGGAAACCTCATCCAACAAAGATCTGTCTCAGTCtgtgataaacaataaaactgaTGTAGAAAATAACAATGGCAATACTAGTAATCAGTCTCAGTTAAATGGGCAAGATGACTCTCTGGACAATAATTCCAGTTCGTACGAGACTTGTGAGCAGAACAGTACACAGGACAGTACCAGCCTCAATCTGCAGGCTGTGGTCAATAGAATCAACGGATCAGACAGTCCTGCAGTGAGGGATGATTCAGGGCTTGATTGGTTGAAAAACCTTGACAATCAACACCATGTTGACCTGAGCGTTGTTGATCACAGAGTGCAACTGTACTTAGACATGAACGTTTTGGAACAATCAGAAACTGTGCAGTGTTGTATACGA TGTACTACAGTCCAGTACATGAGGTCCTCAGAGTTCCTCTCCTATCTGATCTTCTCCACCAGCAGAATCCTagtcattgaaattttaaacccTGATGAAGA AGAGAACTCGGACGGCTTGTCTTGTATTGAGAACCAGCCAATGACTGAGCTTTGTTACGTTGACATTGGGCTGGGTTACCAGAGTGTGCGTCTGGAGTTTGATACCATGTGTTCCAGTTATAGCTTCCTGATCCGAGACGAAGAACGGTGTAAATCCTTCATCAGCTTAATCACAG AGATAATCCAGGGCACTGCCTTCAGTGAGGATAGTAAGCTGGAGGGGATCAGTAAATTTAACGCCACCACCCTTGCTAACCTACAAGACACTGTCTGGTGGAAGTTCAAACACAACCTCTCGGATCAAGACAACCAGTTCAACCTTGTCCGATACCTCTCTGGAAGATTTATCACAG AGCATGATGACACTAGATCTGTGGGTTTAGCTGTGACTGACACTTACATCTCATTGGTGGTGGAGAACCACCAGTGGCCATTACCAAGGTTACAGGCCTCCTTACCAGAAAATATTAGAGGACAACAGTTTGTTCTATTGGATAGACAGAAGATCAACAACATTGCTACCATT GAGGTCTGTAGTTCCACAGGTGCCAAAATAAAGGTCAATTTCTTTAATGAAGAATCTCAAGAAGAGGCTCAGTGGTTCATTGCCATGAAAACCAGCATGAGTACAAGGTCCTTTTTGGAATCTATTCGAGAGCCTTGGGAGGCTGCATTTGAGGTTGGAATGGTAATTGTTCAATCAGATTTTGATGAGGGGTCATAG
- the LOC128191372 gene encoding serine/threonine-protein kinase 11-interacting protein-like isoform X1, whose translation MKALQTRTCEKETSSGMDALSPKEFAIVNELASLLRKNGCFAGEQILNGSTQFCLTTQSLSQLNHAFRRYSETKYDFEAKRESERSRHGSGRGRSRMTQEQEQFQRWRTNAQFLNDFITKTASLKITHGTSTMQGPILISRFKSLQVLELKKIPTHMLEGLHKLRGQLRVVTVTRCLHNLQEFLETCGGDQSSPMSWPQLTAAYFSYNWISKLDASLRLLPALNLLDLSHNSIDKVENYIEYLTELRRINLGYNLLDSVPMFSITVQKKLQTLVIRNNNLDNLSGVETLEVLEEIDASENCLIDHACLGVFTKLHSLRVVSLQGNPLCYHQLHRIRSLHQMSSQALSSNKVVLDGKPVKPAELLQLQSTGKIHAPTDKKPDKATVSRPPSVHQRLSAQYNFEDTDDIAESVKVGSPGKRKSRRKKSRGKSMRTNTDGSEVTETTDGSSPESSRVPSPTRIVEGQASASTREEIEVLRDHYGVNWLQVISAKEYEVTKTEVNEESNLQNTDTPSIKDEDVTDSKTFNHTEDDIYLNDSSVDVQNGTNDLEDDIEVLHVSNGKDMSGTDLLINGRPGYDRMSSSKGAEWDRDEEENLALYGEECEPFIMMLPNEELQNLLVTLNQRYLIEKDIEGNVKEMLDLKCLLSYKIENEEVIHENLADEQVPVFRAKFDYVRKDRRERVFILESTIAAIEFENLLRPIMESKEIENQRKNILQCLKCSKEVTKQEADISEHVFDKTEITSQQEIRYQCPHCKSQMLIEVTHEETRAPVPKGSSGGDNIGDSHNRKEEDSELSVVGSLSRPRTYAFNDIMSHSDIGHMLTTPSIPRSNSTGKALSEKQREEEGLSLVNSWSDVTSSEQSKRKSRNSVDSDISVITNPSDASISVISSDASISVISESSVETISEPSNKHNADDGSFVTSTPQKSDKREADSVTVPKSLNLNGIVEEEELTPVGSPLSNSICSSMVSSVYENSLSVNDNQETSSNKDLSQSVINNKTDVENNNGNTSNQSQLNGQDDSLDNNSSSYETCEQNSTQDSTSLNLQAVVNRINGSDSPAVRDDSGLDWLKNLDNQHHVDLSVVDHRVQLYLDMNVLEQSETVQCCIRCTTVQYMRSSEFLSYLIFSTSRILVIEILNPDEEENSDGLSCIENQPMTELCYVDIGLGYQSVRLEFDTMCSSYSFLIRDEERCKSFISLITEIIQGTAFSEDSKLEGISKFNATTLANLQDTVWWKFKHNLSDQDNQFNLVRYLSGRFITEHDDTRSVGLAVTDTYISLVVENHQWPLPRLQASLPENIRGQQFVLLDRQKINNIATIEVCSSTGAKIKVNFFNEESQEEAQWFIAMKTSMSTRSFLESIREPWEAAFEVGMVIVQSDFDEGS comes from the exons ATGAAAGCTCTTCAAACCAGGACATGTGAAAAAGAGACGAGTAGTGGTATGGATGCACTGAGTCCTAAGGAGTTTGCTATTGTAAATGAGTTAGCCAGTCTTCTGCGTAAAAATG GTTGCTTTGCAGGAGAACAGATCCTCAATGGAAGTACTCAGTTTTGTTTGACGACACAATCACTAAGTCAGTTGAACCATGCCTTCCGACGGTACAGCGAGACCAAATATGACTTTGAGGCCAAGAGAGAAAGTGAAAGGTCAAGGCATGGGTCAGGTCGAGGTCGGTCAAGGATGACCCAGGAACAGGAACAGTTTCAAAGATGGCGAACCAATGCACAATTTCTGAATGATTTTATCACAAAGACTGCTTCATTAAAG ATTACACATGGAACATCTACAATGCAAGGTCCTATACTTATTTCAAGATTCAAAAGTCTACAAGTCCTAGAGTTGAAGAAAATACCCACTCACATGCTAGAGGGTCTGCACAAGCTAAGGGGACAACTTAGAGTTGTGACTGTGACAAGATGTTTGCATAATCTCCAG GAGTTTTTGGAGACCTGTGGGGGAGACCAGAGTTCCCCCATGTCTTGGCCCCAGCTGACCGCAGCTTACTTCAGCTACAACTGGATCAGTAAGCTGGATGCCTCGCTA AGACTACTTCCAGCTCTAAATCTGTTGGACCTCAGCCACAACAGTATTGATAAAGTAGAGAATTACATTGAG TACCTGACAGAGCTGAGAAGGATCAACCTTGGCTACAATCTACTGGACTCTGTACCCATGTTCTCCATTACCGTACAGAAGAAACTGCAGACACTGGTCATACGGAACAATAACCTGGACAACCTCTCTG GGGTGGAGACACTAGAAGTCCTGGAGGAGATTGACGCCTCAGAAAACTGTCTGATTGACCATGCTTGTCTGGGGGTCTTCACCAAGCTTCACTCTCTCCGAGTG GTCAGTCTTCAAGGAAATCCTTTGTGTTATCATCAGCTTCATCGTATACGATCCCTCCATCAGATGTCATCACAAGCACTCTCATCAAATAAG gTTGTTCTTGATGGCAAGCCAGTGAAACCAGCTGAACTCTTG CAACTTCAGAGCACAGGCAAAATACATGCACCCACTGACAAAAAACCAGACAAGGCGACTGTCAGTAGACCCCCCTCAGTCCACCAACGTCTGTCCGCGCAATATAATTTTGAAGACACAGATGACATTGCTGAATCTGTAAAGGTCGGGTCTCCAGGCAAGAGGAAGAGTCGACGAAAGAAGTCACGCGGGAAGTCAATGAGGACTAACACAGACGGAAGTGAGGTCACAGAAACCACCGATGGATCATCTCCAGAGAGTTCAAGAG TGCCATCACCTACAAGAATAGTAGAGGGTCAGGCATCAGCATCCACACGGGAAGAAATTGAGGTGCTACGTGATCACTATGGTGTCAACTGGTTGCAG gtGATATCTGCCAAAGAATATGAGGTCACAAAAACAGAAGTGAATGAAGAGTCAAATCTACAAAATACTGATACACCTTCCATTAAAGATGAAGATGTCACTGATTCAAAAACATTCAATCATACTGAAGATGACATTTATTTGAATGACAGCTCAGTAGATGTTCAGAATGGAACCAATGATTTGGAGGATGATATTGAGGTGCTGCATGTATCAAATGGCAAAG ATATGTCTGGTACGGACCTATTGATCAATGGACGGCCAGGCTATGACAGAATGAGCAGTTCTAAAGGAGCCGAGTGGGATCGAGACGAGGAGGAAAATCTAGCTCTTTATG GAGAGGAGTGTGAACCGTTTATAATGATGCTGCCCAATGAAGAGCTTCAGAATTTGCTTGTGACCTTGAACCAGCGCTATTTGATTGAGAAGGACATTGAAGGCAATGTCAAGGAAATGCTTGACCTCAAATGCTTGTTATCATATAAG ATAGAAAATGAAGAGGTCATTCATGAAAACTTGGCAGATGAACAAGTCCCTGTGTTCAGAGCCAAGTTTGATTATGTGAGAAAGGATAGGCGTGAACGAGTCTTCATACTGGAAAGCACAATAGCAGCCATT gaatttgaaaatttattaagaCCCATAATGGAAAGCAAGGAAAtcgaaaaccaaagaaaaaacattCTACAG TGTTTAAAGTGTTCCAAGGAAGTCACAAAACAAGAAGCAGATATATCCGAGCATGTCTTTGACAAGACGGAAATAACGTCACAACAAG AGATTCGTTACCAATGTCCTCACTGCAAGAGTCAGATGTTGATTGAGGTCACCCATGAGGAGACCCGAGCCCCTGTCCCCAAGGGGTCCAGTGGTGGGGACAACATAGGAGACAGTCACAACAG aAAAGAGGAAGATTCTGAATTATCAG taGTAGGAAGTTTATCCAGACCAAGGACCTACGCATTTAATGACATCATGTCACATTCAGACATTGGACATATGCTAACGACACCATCAATACCAAGATCAAACTCTACAGGGAAAGCACTGAGTGAAAAACAGCGAGAAGAAGAGGGATTGAGCCTTGTGAACTCTTGGTCAGATGTCACATCTTCTGAACAGAGTAAGCGAAAAAGTCGAAATTCTGTGGACAGCGATATTTCAGTGATAACCAACCCGAGTGATGCCAGCATTTCTGTGATTTCGAGTGATGCCAGCATTTCTGTGATTTCTGAGTCTAGCGTAGAAACAATATCTGAACCTTCAAATAAACATAATGCAGACGATGGTTCTTTTGTGACATCAACACCCCAGAAATCGGACAAAAGAGAGGCTGACAGTGTAACAGTACCAAAGAGTTTGAATTTAAACGGTATTGTTGAGGAAGAGGAATTGACCCCTGTAGGGTCACCACTGTCCAATAGTATTTGCTCTAGCATGGTGTCCAGTGTGTACGAGAATTCCCTATCTGTAAATGACAATCAGGAAACCTCATCCAACAAAGATCTGTCTCAGTCtgtgataaacaataaaactgaTGTAGAAAATAACAATGGCAATACTAGTAATCAGTCTCAGTTAAATGGGCAAGATGACTCTCTGGACAATAATTCCAGTTCGTACGAGACTTGTGAGCAGAACAGTACACAGGACAGTACCAGCCTCAATCTGCAGGCTGTGGTCAATAGAATCAACGGATCAGACAGTCCTGCAGTGAGGGATGATTCAGGGCTTGATTGGTTGAAAAACCTTGACAATCAACACCATGTTGACCTGAGCGTTGTTGATCACAGAGTGCAACTGTACTTAGACATGAACGTTTTGGAACAATCAGAAACTGTGCAGTGTTGTATACGA TGTACTACAGTCCAGTACATGAGGTCCTCAGAGTTCCTCTCCTATCTGATCTTCTCCACCAGCAGAATCCTagtcattgaaattttaaacccTGATGAAGA AGAGAACTCGGACGGCTTGTCTTGTATTGAGAACCAGCCAATGACTGAGCTTTGTTACGTTGACATTGGGCTGGGTTACCAGAGTGTGCGTCTGGAGTTTGATACCATGTGTTCCAGTTATAGCTTCCTGATCCGAGACGAAGAACGGTGTAAATCCTTCATCAGCTTAATCACAG AGATAATCCAGGGCACTGCCTTCAGTGAGGATAGTAAGCTGGAGGGGATCAGTAAATTTAACGCCACCACCCTTGCTAACCTACAAGACACTGTCTGGTGGAAGTTCAAACACAACCTCTCGGATCAAGACAACCAGTTCAACCTTGTCCGATACCTCTCTGGAAGATTTATCACAG AGCATGATGACACTAGATCTGTGGGTTTAGCTGTGACTGACACTTACATCTCATTGGTGGTGGAGAACCACCAGTGGCCATTACCAAGGTTACAGGCCTCCTTACCAGAAAATATTAGAGGACAACAGTTTGTTCTATTGGATAGACAGAAGATCAACAACATTGCTACCATT GAGGTCTGTAGTTCCACAGGTGCCAAAATAAAGGTCAATTTCTTTAATGAAGAATCTCAAGAAGAGGCTCAGTGGTTCATTGCCATGAAAACCAGCATGAGTACAAGGTCCTTTTTGGAATCTATTCGAGAGCCTTGGGAGGCTGCATTTGAGGTTGGAATGGTAATTGTTCAATCAGATTTTGATGAGGGGTCATAG